Within the Rhizobium favelukesii genome, the region AGCCTTGCACCCACGCCGTCTTGCCGCTCGATGCGCGCGCGAACCGTCACACGCCCGTCGCCGCCAGCCAGCGTTGTCGAAACCCGCGTCTCCGCGAGCCTCGCTTGGTTCCAGCTTTCCAGCCGCACAGGCTTCCAGACACCCGCCGTCACCAGCGTCGGCCCCCAGTCCCAGCCGAAGTTGCAGGCCATCTTGCGCATCAGATTGCCGGGGCCGGGATAGTTGTTCGGCCGGTAGCCGTAATGCGCTTCCATCTCTGCGCCATAGGCATAGGCGGAGCGGAAGGTCACAACGAGCTCGTTCGAGCCTCGTTTCAGCCGCTCCGAGACATCGAAGCGATAGGTGCGGTGCATATTGGAGGTGCGGCCGAGTTCCTCGCCGTTCAGCGCGATCGTCGCGACCGTATCAAGACCGTCGAACACCAGCTCGCGGACTTTTCCGGCGTCCGGCGATGCATCGAAGACGCAGCGGTAACTCCAGTCTTGCTTCCCGACCCAGTCGTTGGTGATCTCGTTGACGTCGAGATAAGGATCTGGGATCAGCCGGTTGGCCAGAAGGTCGAGATGCACGCAGCCCGGCACTTTGGCCGGAATTTCGGTTGGCAGGTCGTGTCGGCCTGCAACGTTGCAGATAAGAGTCCAGCCCCGGTTCAGTTCGATCTTTTCGATCATGGGGAACTCTTAGAGGTAGCGGCCGTGGCGCTGCAGGACTTCGATCTTGTAGCCGTCAGGATCGGTGATGAAGAAGAACAGCGCCAAGAGCTTGCCGTCGCGATTGAGCTCGACGATCTTGCCGGGGTTCAATCCCGCTTCCGTCAGATGCTTGTGCTCGACTTCGACTTCCTGGACGGAGAGAGCAAGATGCCCATAGCCGTTGCCAAGATCGTAGGGCTCGGTGCGCCCCTTGTTGACCGTCAGCTCCAGCTCGAAGCCGGTCTCGTCATTGCTCATGTAGATCAGCGTGAAGGTGTCGAAGTCGATGCGATCGGCGACTTTGAGGCCGAAGACCTTGCCGTAGAACTCGACGGAGCGCGCCTCGTCGAGAACGCGGATCATGGAGTGAATCATCTTGGCCAAGGCTGCCTCCCATTGCCGATATCAAGGCAGTCTTGGTAGCCGCCGCCTCATGCCGGGCGCAAGCCAATTCTTTGCGTGATCGCTTTTTCGATAAGCCCCAGCGCATCATAGATCAGCACCGCCATCAGGCCGACGATCAGACCGCCTTGCAGGATGAAGGCGGTGTTGTCGGAGATCAGTCCGGCAATGATGACTTCGCCAAGCCCCTTGGCCGCCACCGTCGAGCCGATCGTCGCGGTGCCGATGTTGATGACCGTCGCAACCTTTAAGCCCTCCAGAATCAGCGGCAGGGCGAGCGGCAGTTCCACCCGAAAGAGCCGCTGCGTGCCATTCATTCCCATGCCGTCGGCGGCATCCAGCACGGAGGGAGAGACTTGCTTCAGGCCGGAGACAGTATTCTCGAAGATCGGCAGCAGGCCATAGAGAAAGAGGGCGATCAATGTCGGTCCGGCACCGAATCCGGTCGCCGGCACGGCCAAGGCGAGCACCGCGACTGGCGGGAAGGTCTGGCCGGCATTGGCGATCGCCCGCGACAACGGCAGGAAGTCTTCGCCGCTCTTGCGGGTAACGAAAATGCCGCCGAGGATCGCGAGGACCGCGCTGCCCGCGATCGAGATCGCCACAAGGAAGAGATGCGAAGCGGCAAGCTGAGGAAGGCTGTTTTGCGTGTAGACGACCGGCGCATTGTTGCTCGTCAACGGCACCAGCAGAAAGGACAGCCACTCTGTCCTGAACAGCAGGATCAGGAGCAATAGCAGAGCGCCAACACGGAATAGGTTCGCAAAGACGAGCTTCATGCCTTGCGGCCCAGCTCGAGCAGCCGTGTCATCGAGATCGAGCCGACCGGCGCCTTGTCGGCGTCCTGGACGGCGGCTTCGCCGACCCCTTGCCAGATCATCTCGGCCAGAGCATCGCGCAGGCTGAGCGATTGCGGCAATGCGTAGGCCAGACCCGACTTTGCCGGCTCCATGCTTTCCTTCAGCGGCAGCAGCGACATCAGTTTCAGCGCCCGGTCGGAGGTGCCGGTCAGTTGCTGCACGAAGGGGTCGGCCGGTTCGGTCAGGATTTTCTCCGGTGTCGAGCATTGCAGCAGCTTGCCGGCGCTCATGACGGCGATCTGGTTGCCGAGGTGGAAGGCCTCGTCCATATCGTGCGTGACAAGGACCACCGTCGTGCCGAATTGTTTCTGGATCGCGAGGAGATCGTCTTGCGCCTTGCCGCGGATGACAGGATCGAGCGCGCCGAACGGCTCGTCCATCAGCAGCAGTTCCGGCTCCGCCGCCAGCGCTCGCGCAACGCCGACGCGCTGCTGCTGGCCGCCGGAAAGCTGGTGCGGATACTTTTCGGCAAAGGTCGCCGGATCGAGGTTGAAGAGGCCAAGCAGTTCTTCGACGCGGCTGTTGATCTTTGTCGTGTCCCAGCCGAGAAGCTGCGGCACCGTGGCGATATTCTGTGCGACTGTCCGATGCGGAAAGAGACCGTGGCCCTGGATGGCGTAGCCGATCTTGCGGCGAAGTTCCGTCACCGGCACGTCCATGATGTTCTGGCCGCCAACAAAAATCTCACCCGCTGTGATCGGCACGAGACGGTTGATCATCCGCATCAGCGTCGATTTACCCGAGCCCGAGGTGCCGACAATGACGGTGATCGAGCCTTTCTCGACATCCATCGAGACATTGTCGACGACGGTTGCCGCGCCGTAGCGCTTGGTAACGTTCCTGATCTCGATCATGCTCATGCGGCGGATCCCCGTATGCTGTCGATGACCGCATCGAGGATGACGGCCGAAGAGAAGGCGAAGAAAACGGTCGGCACGGCGCCGAGCAGAACGAGGTCCATGGCCGTCTGACCAAGCCCCTGGAAGATGAAGATACCGAACCCGCCGCCACCGATCAGCGCCGCCACCGTTACCAGGCCGATCGCCTGCACAAGGACGATGCGGATGCCCGTGAGAATGACGGGAAAGGCAAGCGGCAGGTCGATGCCGGTGAGGACCTGTCGGCGCGTTAATCCCATCCCCGCGGCGGCATCGCGGACTGAGGGATCAACACCCTGAAGACCGACGACCGTGTTGGCAACGATCGGCAGTAGCGAATAGAGGATGAGCGCGATCAGCGCCGGCGCAGCGCCGATGCCGCGAATGCCAATGGAGGCTGCAGCAGGAACGTGCGTCGCGAGATAGCCGAGCGGCAGCATCAGGATACCGAAAAGCGCAAGGCTCGGGATCGTCTGGATCAGGCTCAGTGCCTGCAAGACGGCAGCGCGCAGTTTTGGTACCCAGAAACAGATGATGCCGAGCGGCAGGGCGATGACGACGGCGATCGCCAGCGAGCCGAGTGCCAGAAGCAGATGGGTCACCGCCTCGGTCCAGAATTGCGCGGACCGGGTCGCGAATTCCTTCATGATCGAGAGATTGTCGAGCAGACCCGAGGTGAGGAAGATGCCGAGCAGGCCGGTGTAGGCGGCAAGGGCTGCGATCCGCATCCACGGGGTAAGCCTGATCTTTACGAGCGCGTCCGAGATGATGAGGCCGATGACCGCGAACAGCACCCAGAATCCGCCGCCAGGCGTCA harbors:
- a CDS encoding VOC family protein — its product is MAKMIHSMIRVLDEARSVEFYGKVFGLKVADRIDFDTFTLIYMSNDETGFELELTVNKGRTEPYDLGNGYGHLALSVQEVEVEHKHLTEAGLNPGKIVELNRDGKLLALFFFITDPDGYKIEVLQRHGRYL
- a CDS encoding ABC transporter permease → MKLVFANLFRVGALLLLLILLFRTEWLSFLLVPLTSNNAPVVYTQNSLPQLAASHLFLVAISIAGSAVLAILGGIFVTRKSGEDFLPLSRAIANAGQTFPPVAVLALAVPATGFGAGPTLIALFLYGLLPIFENTVSGLKQVSPSVLDAADGMGMNGTQRLFRVELPLALPLILEGLKVATVINIGTATIGSTVAAKGLGEVIIAGLISDNTAFILQGGLIVGLMAVLIYDALGLIEKAITQRIGLRPA
- a CDS encoding ABC transporter ATP-binding protein, with amino-acid sequence MSMIEIRNVTKRYGAATVVDNVSMDVEKGSITVIVGTSGSGKSTLMRMINRLVPITAGEIFVGGQNIMDVPVTELRRKIGYAIQGHGLFPHRTVAQNIATVPQLLGWDTTKINSRVEELLGLFNLDPATFAEKYPHQLSGGQQQRVGVARALAAEPELLLMDEPFGALDPVIRGKAQDDLLAIQKQFGTTVVLVTHDMDEAFHLGNQIAVMSAGKLLQCSTPEKILTEPADPFVQQLTGTSDRALKLMSLLPLKESMEPAKSGLAYALPQSLSLRDALAEMIWQGVGEAAVQDADKAPVGSISMTRLLELGRKA
- a CDS encoding ABC transporter permease; the encoded protein is MEETLAVRKLDRLGVVLVTAGVVATALLPFIYVKANRIAAGKPMLLMQLLDQPSAVILTILLIVTALSVLFLQNALLRLVIATLCFAALLATIGLAAAAFTPPNSNAARMTPGGGFWVLFAVIGLIISDALVKIRLTPWMRIAALAAYTGLLGIFLTSGLLDNLSIMKEFATRSAQFWTEAVTHLLLALGSLAIAVVIALPLGIICFWVPKLRAAVLQALSLIQTIPSLALFGILMLPLGYLATHVPAAASIGIRGIGAAPALIALILYSLLPIVANTVVGLQGVDPSVRDAAAGMGLTRRQVLTGIDLPLAFPVILTGIRIVLVQAIGLVTVAALIGGGGFGIFIFQGLGQTAMDLVLLGAVPTVFFAFSSAVILDAVIDSIRGSAA